A genomic segment from Phragmites australis chromosome 6, lpPhrAust1.1, whole genome shotgun sequence encodes:
- the LOC133922591 gene encoding urease accessory protein D-like isoform X5 — protein sequence MDAAATGAVRVEKVRGRSALTQCFARYPLKLIAPSKVGPASCDAVWLYALTYGGGIVSGDTISCTVSVGDGCTVAITTQSSTKVYKAVGSKCSEQLLEQARVGEDALLVVIPDPVTCFRTAQYYQKQVFQVFANSNLVLVDWFTSGRYESGEKWDFRFYKSVNHIFLGDQPLFIDSVLLEQGSNSTIAERMQEYNVIAMVVLLGVPAWLLG from the exons ATGGAtgcggcggcgacgggggcggtgcGGGTGGAGAAGGTGCGGGGGAGGTCGGCGCTGACCCAGTGCTTCGCCAGGTACCCGCTCAAGCTCATCGCCCCCTCCAAGGTGGGGCCCGCCTCCTGCGACGCCGTCTGGCTCTACGCCCTCACCTACGGCGGCGGCATCGTCTCC GGGGACACGATCTCGTGCACGGTCAGCGTCGGCGACGGCTGCACGGTGGCGATCACCACGCAGTCCTCCACCAAG GTGTACAAGGCCGTGGGTTCAAAATGTTCTGAGCAGTTGCTAGAG CAGGCCAGAGTTGGAGAAGATGCTCTGCTTGTTGTTATTCCAGACCCTGTAACCTGTTTCCGGACCGCTCAGTACTACCAAAAGCAAGTATTTCAAGTCTTTGCCAATTCGAACTTGGTACTTGTAGATTGGTTTACAAGTGGTCGTTATGAGAGTGGAGAAAAATGGGATTTTAGATTCTACAAGAGTGTCAACCATATTTTCTTGGGTGATCAGCCTCTCTTTATTGACTCG GTTCTATTGGAACAAGGCTCAAATTCTACTATTGCTGAGCGGATGCAGGAATACAATGTGATCGCAATGGTTGTATTACTGGG